A segment of the Terribacillus aidingensis genome:
GGAAGCTGTAAACAATCCCGTCCAGCACCCGTCCTTTAATGACGACTAAGATCAACGTGACTACAAAATAGAAGAAAGCCACATAAAATACTGCATTTATAAGATGAAAAAGATCTTTTGCTTCTCCTGTCAGAAAGACAGTAAGAGTTATAAGCAAATTGATGACCAGTAGAATCCAATGCAATTTCCCCAAAATAATACCCGCCTTACAATATAGTTTTAAAAGCAAGTATATCATACATAGGTAAATGATAATTTGTAAATAGATTCCCTTCCGCACCTCAAAGCATTTAGTACTAGTTGAAATGATTCAATTGTGTAAAAAGCATAAAATTTGTGCAAATTCCATGAAATCAAACTAGTTAATTAGTCCTATTTTTTGTTATGAAAATGCAATGTTTTCGCACTTTTGTAAAATTGCTCTAAAATTAGGGGTGCACAAATTGTGAGAAAACTTGTATAATTCTAATTGCGAACAAGTTGTTCGTAGAAAAGTGATAAAATTTAGAATTTTTGGGGAGGTCATGTTTTCACATGAGAAAGACGAACTGGTTATTACTTGCACTTGTTTTAGTTCTAAGTTCTTTCCTTGCAGCATGTTCCGGCGGTTCTAGCGGTTCCGGCGGCAGCGGAGGAGAAAGCGGCGGAGACAGCGCTTCAGGCTCTGCAAACGGCGATCAGATTTTTAACTTGCCTATCACTGATGAGATTCCTTCCATGGATCCATCCAAAGTTGAAGATGCTCTTGGGATCCAATGGGTATCCGAGGTTATGGAAGGCCTTTACCGTTTAGATGAAAACGGAAAACCTGTTCCGGGTATGGCTGATGGGGAGCCCGAAATCAGTGAAGACGGTCTTACTTATACATTCAAAATCAAAGAAAACGCTGAATGGAGCAATGGTGATCCAGTAACTGCTCAAGACTTCGTATTTGCTTGGCAGCGCGCAGTTGATCCAGCTACAGCTTCTGAGTACGGTCCATATATGATGGGCGGCGTTGTAAAGAACGCAACACAAATTTCATCCGGAGAGATGGATCTTGAAGAATTAGGAGTAAAAGCTGAAGGCGACAAGACATTGGTTGTAGAACTTGAAAAAGAAGTTCCTTACTTCCAGTCCATGACTACTTTTGCTACATTCTTCCCGCTTAACCAGAAATTCGTTGAAGAGCAAGGAGATAAGTTCGGTCTAGAACCAGAAAACATCCTTTCCAACGGACCTTTCGAAATGACAGAGTGGAACCACTCTCAAAGCATGAAATTCGTGAAAAACGAAACATATTGGGATGCTGAAACAGTTCAGCTTGAAGAGTTGAACCTAACTGTAGTTAAAGATACATCAACTGGTGTAAACCTTTATGAAACTGGTGAACTTGACAGAGCAGGATTAAGTGCTGACTTTGTTGATCAGTATATCAACGATGCTAACTTCATCACAGAACCTGAACCAACTGTATTCTACTTGAAAATGAACCAAAAACGCGGTGGTGAAGAGGATACACCATTCGCTAACGAAAACGTACGTAAAGCAGTTGCTCAAGCAATCAATAAAGAAGACTATGTTAACGTAATCCTTAACAACGGATCTACTGTAATTGACGGTTTAATGCCGGCAGATTTCGTTTCTGGTCCAGATAACAAAGACTTCCGTGAAACTAACGGTTCCCTTCTTTCTTATGACCTAGAAGCTGCACAAGCCGCTTGGGAAAAAGCAAAAGAAGAGCTTGGCACAGATGAAATCACTATTGAGATGCTAGGTGATGACGGCGACACAGCAGCGCAAACATCAGCATACTTCAAAGACCAGCTGGAGAAAAACCTTCCTGGCCTTACAGTTGAAAACAAACAAGTACCGTTCAAGCAGCGTCTAGAGCTTGATAATGCGCAAGATTACGATCTTCAAGTAGCTGGCTGGGGTCCTGACTATGTGGATGCAAACACATTCATGAACCTATTTGTTACAGATGGTGCAAATAATGGTATGAGCTACTCCAGTGAAGAGTATGATGCTTTGATTGAATCTG
Coding sequences within it:
- a CDS encoding DUF3899 domain-containing protein, with the protein product MGKLHWILLVINLLITLTVFLTGEAKDLFHLINAVFYVAFFYFVVTLILVVIKGRVLDGIVYSFRKFGKFKSRGLYDFEENGAPSEWVNRNFLSYIRFQALVLIGILLILLAIYYLF
- a CDS encoding peptide ABC transporter substrate-binding protein: MRKTNWLLLALVLVLSSFLAACSGGSSGSGGSGGESGGDSASGSANGDQIFNLPITDEIPSMDPSKVEDALGIQWVSEVMEGLYRLDENGKPVPGMADGEPEISEDGLTYTFKIKENAEWSNGDPVTAQDFVFAWQRAVDPATASEYGPYMMGGVVKNATQISSGEMDLEELGVKAEGDKTLVVELEKEVPYFQSMTTFATFFPLNQKFVEEQGDKFGLEPENILSNGPFEMTEWNHSQSMKFVKNETYWDAETVQLEELNLTVVKDTSTGVNLYETGELDRAGLSADFVDQYINDANFITEPEPTVFYLKMNQKRGGEEDTPFANENVRKAVAQAINKEDYVNVILNNGSTVIDGLMPADFVSGPDNKDFRETNGSLLSYDLEAAQAAWEKAKEELGTDEITIEMLGDDGDTAAQTSAYFKDQLEKNLPGLTVENKQVPFKQRLELDNAQDYDLQVAGWGPDYVDANTFMNLFVTDGANNGMSYSSEEYDALIESANGEHAGDPEARWNDFLEAEKVLMEDAAIAPLYQRSRSALQSPKVQGVFKNASGPDYEYKWAYADNAAAEQ